The Afipia massiliensis genome has a segment encoding these proteins:
- a CDS encoding NADPH-dependent FMN reductase, producing MAHTVAVVVGSLRKESFTLKVAHALAKLAPPSLKLEIVTLHGLSFFNQDLEATPPADWVSFRETIQKSDAVLFVTPEYNRSIPGVLKNAIDVGSRPPGKSSFLGRPIGIVANSPGALGGVCAAMNLKQSLPGYSGPIMQQPEIYLNGVGDAFDDKGNLVKEALEKVLRQYADAFAAWVDKHKK from the coding sequence ATGGCCCATACCGTTGCCGTCGTTGTCGGCAGCCTCCGCAAGGAGTCGTTTACGCTCAAGGTCGCCCATGCGCTTGCCAAGCTCGCGCCGCCCTCGCTCAAGCTCGAGATCGTGACGCTTCATGGCCTGTCGTTCTTCAATCAGGATCTGGAAGCGACGCCGCCGGCGGACTGGGTTTCGTTTCGCGAGACGATTCAGAAGTCCGACGCGGTTCTGTTCGTCACGCCGGAATACAATCGTTCCATCCCCGGCGTGCTGAAAAACGCCATCGATGTCGGTTCGCGACCGCCCGGCAAGAGTTCGTTCCTTGGCCGGCCGATTGGCATCGTGGCCAATTCGCCGGGCGCGCTCGGGGGCGTTTGCGCAGCGATGAACCTCAAGCAGAGTCTTCCGGGCTACAGCGGCCCGATCATGCAGCAGCCGGAAATCTATCTGAACGGGGTCGGTGACGCATTCGACGACAAGGGCAACCTGGTCAAGGAAGCCCTTGAAAAGGTCTTGAGGCAGTACGCTGATGCCTTCGCGGCATGGGTCGACAAGCACAAGAAGTGA
- a CDS encoding pyruvate dehydrogenase complex dihydrolipoamide acetyltransferase produces MPINILMPALSPTMEKGNLSKWLKKEGDKVKSGDVIAEIETDKATMEVEAVDEGTIAKILVPEGTQDVPVNNIIAVLASDGEDVKAAGAGAVAGGSASATRTPDPTPAPKAAAPAASPAPAAPAPAPAKAAPQAAPAPASASNGARVFSSPLARRLAKEAGIDLSRVNGSGPHGRVVARDVDQAKSGQGLKPAASAGAPAGGTGAVGAPAMSDQQILALYQEGGYESVPHDSMRRTIAQRLTAATNSMPTFYLTVDCDLGKLNSAREEINAAAGKDKDGKPLYKLSVNDFVIKAMALALQKIPEANVSWTEAAMLRHKHSDIGVAVALPFGLITPIIRQAEIKSLSAISSEMKDLAARAKGKKLKPNEYQGGTSSVSNLGMYGIKDFTAVINPPQSSILAVGTGEERAVVRNGQIVAASMMSVTLSCDHRAIDGALGAELITAFKKLIENPVMMVV; encoded by the coding sequence ATGCCGATCAACATTCTGATGCCTGCGTTGTCTCCCACGATGGAGAAGGGAAACCTTTCCAAGTGGCTCAAGAAGGAAGGCGACAAGGTCAAGTCTGGCGACGTGATCGCCGAGATCGAGACCGACAAGGCGACGATGGAAGTCGAAGCCGTCGATGAAGGCACCATTGCGAAGATACTGGTGCCGGAAGGCACGCAGGACGTTCCGGTCAACAACATCATTGCGGTACTCGCGAGCGATGGCGAAGACGTGAAGGCTGCGGGAGCGGGGGCTGTTGCTGGTGGTAGCGCCAGCGCGACTCGAACCCCCGACCCAACCCCGGCACCGAAGGCGGCTGCGCCCGCTGCCTCTCCAGCACCTGCTGCGCCAGCTCCGGCGCCTGCGAAGGCTGCTCCACAAGCGGCGCCAGCCCCCGCATCCGCCAGCAACGGCGCGCGCGTGTTCTCGTCGCCATTGGCACGGCGTCTTGCCAAGGAAGCCGGGATCGATCTGTCCCGCGTGAACGGTTCGGGGCCGCACGGCCGCGTGGTCGCGCGCGACGTCGATCAGGCGAAATCCGGTCAGGGTCTCAAGCCTGCTGCCAGCGCAGGCGCTCCAGCCGGTGGCACCGGCGCGGTCGGCGCCCCGGCGATGTCCGATCAGCAGATCCTCGCGCTTTATCAGGAGGGCGGTTACGAGAGCGTGCCGCACGACTCGATGCGCCGGACCATCGCGCAGCGTCTCACGGCGGCGACGAATTCGATGCCGACATTCTACCTGACGGTGGATTGCGATCTCGGCAAGCTCAACTCGGCGCGCGAGGAGATCAACGCGGCGGCAGGCAAGGACAAGGACGGCAAGCCGCTCTACAAGCTCTCGGTCAACGATTTCGTCATCAAGGCGATGGCGCTGGCGCTGCAGAAAATTCCCGAAGCCAACGTATCGTGGACCGAGGCCGCGATGCTTCGTCACAAGCATTCGGACATCGGCGTCGCTGTGGCGCTGCCGTTCGGTCTGATCACGCCGATCATCCGTCAGGCCGAGATCAAGTCGCTGTCGGCAATCTCCAGCGAGATGAAGGATCTTGCCGCGCGCGCAAAAGGCAAGAAGCTCAAGCCGAACGAATATCAGGGCGGCACATCCTCGGTGTCGAACCTCGGCATGTACGGCATCAAGGATTTCACCGCGGTGATCAATCCGCCGCAGTCTTCGATCCTTGCGGTCGGTACCGGCGAGGAACGCGCGGTCGTTCGCAACGGCCAGATCGTGGCGGCCAGCATGATGAGCGTGACGCTGTCCTGCGATCATCGTGCCATCGACGGCGCGCTCGGCGCGGAACTGATCACTGCGTTCAAGAAGCTGATTGAAAATCCGGTAATGATGGTGGTGTGA
- a CDS encoding CaiB/BaiF CoA transferase family protein: MNGPLAGIKVIEIGQALAGPLAGAILADMGADVIKIEKPDGGDDARSWGPPFIEEASIMFHVTNRNKRSVTLDMKNAADIEKLKVLVRDADILIQNLRSGVVNDLGIGPEHMRAINPRLIYCSIWAFGPKGPLSKAPGFDPLLQAFGGVMMQTGRHEDPPTFCAPAINDKATAQWCVIGALGALQQRHVTGQGCVIDTSLLDSAASWVDSSLATYHVTQELSPRTGAATPTIVPYQAFETADHPLVIAAGYDRLFHKLATVLGFPEWCTDPRFARGRDRFVHRDILIGLLKPVLLTKKRAEWLAAFEAVGVPCSPVNTIVELSQTEQFQASDLMRTLPGSDLPVVGLPISFDGERPHPRSGAPRLGQHNDELLG; the protein is encoded by the coding sequence ATGAACGGTCCGCTTGCTGGAATTAAAGTCATCGAGATCGGGCAGGCGCTCGCAGGTCCACTCGCCGGCGCGATCCTCGCGGACATGGGCGCGGACGTCATCAAGATCGAGAAACCCGACGGCGGCGACGACGCGCGAAGCTGGGGGCCTCCCTTCATTGAAGAAGCGTCGATCATGTTCCACGTCACCAACCGCAACAAGCGGTCGGTGACCCTCGACATGAAGAACGCAGCCGACATCGAGAAGCTCAAAGTTCTGGTGCGCGATGCCGACATCCTGATCCAGAATCTTCGCTCGGGTGTGGTCAACGATCTCGGCATCGGCCCCGAGCACATGCGCGCGATCAACCCGCGATTAATTTACTGCTCGATCTGGGCGTTCGGGCCGAAGGGGCCGCTGTCGAAAGCGCCGGGATTCGATCCGCTGCTTCAGGCGTTCGGCGGCGTGATGATGCAGACCGGCCGCCACGAAGATCCGCCGACATTCTGCGCGCCCGCGATCAACGACAAGGCGACCGCGCAGTGGTGCGTGATCGGTGCGCTGGGCGCGCTGCAACAGCGTCATGTCACGGGACAAGGCTGCGTGATCGATACCTCGCTGCTCGACAGCGCGGCGTCGTGGGTGGATTCATCGCTGGCGACCTATCACGTGACGCAGGAACTCTCGCCGCGAACGGGCGCGGCGACGCCAACCATCGTGCCGTATCAGGCGTTCGAAACCGCCGATCATCCGCTTGTCATCGCCGCCGGTTATGACCGGTTGTTTCACAAACTGGCCACGGTGCTCGGATTTCCCGAATGGTGCACCGATCCGCGGTTCGCGCGCGGCCGCGACCGGTTTGTCCACCGGGACATCCTGATCGGTTTGTTGAAGCCGGTGCTGCTGACGAAAAAGCGCGCCGAGTGGCTTGCGGCATTCGAGGCGGTGGGCGTGCCGTGCAGTCCGGTCAATACCATCGTGGAATTGTCACAGACCGAACAGTTCCAGGCGTCCGATCTGATGCGCACATTGCCCGGCAGCGATCTGCCGGTGGTGGGTCTGCCGATTTCCTTCGACGGCGAGCGCCCGCATCCGCGCTCCGGCGCGCCCCGGCTTGGGCAGCACAACGACGAGTTGCTGGGTTAG
- the eno gene encoding phosphopyruvate hydratase, which produces MTAIVDIIGREILDSRGNPTVEVDVVLEDGSMGRAAVPSGASTGAHEAVELRDGDKGRYLGKGVQKAVEAVNGEIFDAIGGMEAEQQVQIDQTMIDLDGTPNKSRLGANAILGVSLAVAKAAAESLGMPLYRYVGGTSARTLPVPMMNIINGGVHADNPIDFQEIMVMPVGAKSFSEGLRCGAEIFHTLKSELMKAGHNTNVGDEGGFAPNLPSADAALDFVMSAIAKAGYKAGGDVMLALDCASTEFFKNGSYVYEGEKKTRSRSEQAKYLADLVSRYPIVSIEDGMAEDDMDGWKELTDLIGSKCQLVGDDLFVTNVTRLADGIKKGLGNSILVKVNQIGSLTETLAAVEMAHKAAYTAVMSHRSGETEDSTIADLAVATNCGQIKTGSLARADRTAKYNQLLRIEQELGNQAIYAGRSALKALA; this is translated from the coding sequence ATGACCGCTATCGTCGACATCATCGGCCGCGAAATTCTTGACAGCCGCGGCAATCCGACCGTCGAAGTCGATGTGGTGCTGGAAGACGGTTCGATGGGCCGCGCCGCCGTTCCGTCGGGCGCGTCCACGGGTGCACATGAGGCTGTGGAACTGCGCGACGGCGACAAGGGCCGCTATCTCGGCAAGGGCGTGCAGAAAGCCGTAGAGGCGGTCAACGGCGAGATTTTCGATGCCATCGGCGGCATGGAAGCCGAGCAGCAGGTTCAGATCGACCAGACCATGATTGATCTGGACGGCACACCGAACAAGAGCCGGCTCGGCGCCAACGCCATTCTCGGTGTGTCGCTGGCCGTCGCGAAGGCTGCGGCGGAATCGCTCGGCATGCCGCTCTATCGTTACGTTGGCGGAACCTCGGCGCGGACCCTCCCGGTGCCGATGATGAACATCATCAATGGCGGCGTGCACGCGGACAATCCGATCGATTTTCAGGAAATCATGGTGATGCCGGTCGGCGCGAAGAGCTTCTCGGAAGGCCTGCGTTGCGGGGCCGAGATTTTCCACACGCTGAAGTCCGAGTTGATGAAGGCCGGTCACAACACCAATGTCGGTGACGAAGGCGGTTTCGCGCCTAACCTGCCGTCGGCGGACGCAGCACTTGATTTCGTCATGAGCGCGATTGCCAAGGCTGGTTACAAGGCCGGCGGCGACGTCATGCTGGCGCTCGACTGCGCCTCCACCGAATTCTTCAAGAACGGCTCGTACGTCTATGAAGGCGAAAAGAAAACCCGCTCGCGCTCGGAGCAGGCAAAGTACCTTGCGGACCTGGTCTCGCGCTATCCGATCGTCTCCATCGAAGACGGCATGGCGGAAGACGACATGGACGGCTGGAAGGAACTGACCGATCTGATCGGATCGAAGTGCCAGCTCGTCGGTGACGATCTGTTCGTGACCAACGTCACGCGCCTCGCTGACGGCATCAAGAAGGGTCTCGGAAATTCCATTCTGGTGAAGGTCAACCAGATCGGCTCGCTGACCGAGACGCTCGCCGCCGTCGAGATGGCGCACAAGGCCGCCTACACCGCCGTGATGTCGCATCGTTCGGGTGAAACCGAGGACTCGACCATCGCCGATCTCGCCGTCGCCACCAACTGCGGTCAGATCAAGACCGGATCGCTGGCGCGTGCGGACCGCACGGCGAAATACAACCAGTTGCTGCGGATCGAGCAGGAACTCGGCAACCAGGCGATCTACGCGGGCCGGTCGGCGCTCAAGGCGCTGGCGTAA
- a CDS encoding DUF4886 domain-containing protein, which translates to MPRKVKWTQSLLAGAIMVLCVCAAADAQIRPKVVKLSDVPKNVLFVGNSYFYYNNSLHNHVLNLLRSADPGNPFNATSATVSDAPLSQHDIDALLSSHKRHPASGEDGDNRKKFDAVIMMDCSWCSTDPKRKPTFAETVTKDSAIVRKHGAQPILFMTWAYADKPEMTEKLASVYTAAGNANDALVIPAGLAFARARTQRPELDLHVPDKSHPSLAGTYLAACVVMASVYRRSPVGNKYHADLDDKTATFLQDVAWATVQDYYRQ; encoded by the coding sequence ATGCCCAGGAAAGTGAAATGGACACAGTCATTGCTTGCAGGCGCGATCATGGTTCTGTGCGTCTGCGCGGCTGCGGACGCGCAGATCAGGCCGAAAGTCGTCAAGCTGAGCGACGTGCCGAAAAATGTGTTGTTCGTCGGCAATAGCTACTTTTATTACAACAACAGCCTGCACAATCACGTGCTCAATCTGCTGCGCAGCGCTGATCCCGGAAACCCCTTCAACGCGACGTCCGCGACCGTCAGCGATGCGCCGTTGAGCCAGCACGATATCGATGCTCTTCTTTCGTCGCACAAGCGGCATCCCGCGTCTGGCGAGGACGGCGACAATCGCAAAAAGTTCGACGCTGTGATCATGATGGATTGCAGCTGGTGTTCGACTGACCCAAAGCGCAAGCCGACATTCGCGGAGACAGTTACGAAGGACAGTGCCATCGTGCGCAAGCACGGCGCGCAGCCGATCCTGTTCATGACGTGGGCCTACGCCGACAAGCCCGAGATGACGGAGAAGCTGGCTAGTGTTTATACGGCTGCGGGCAACGCCAACGATGCCCTCGTGATTCCGGCCGGACTTGCGTTCGCGCGGGCGCGCACGCAACGGCCCGAACTTGATCTCCATGTGCCGGACAAGAGCCATCCAAGTCTGGCGGGCACATATCTGGCGGCCTGCGTCGTGATGGCTTCGGTCTATCGGCGCTCGCCGGTCGGCAACAAATATCACGCAGATCTCGACGACAAAACCGCGACATTTCTACAGGACGTCGCGTGGGCAACAGTGCAAGACTACTACCGACAATAG
- a CDS encoding FtsB family cell division protein, with the protein MVSRTRLKAIMTGLALYAIAAALIAYFGVNAYTGKYGLNARQELDQEIVLLTKELARLKAERVAAEQRVSLLRSDRVDPDMLDERARYQLEYVHSRDLVRKIGQN; encoded by the coding sequence ATGGTCTCACGCACGCGACTCAAAGCAATCATGACCGGCCTCGCGCTTTACGCGATCGCGGCCGCGTTGATTGCCTATTTTGGGGTCAATGCCTACACGGGCAAGTATGGCCTCAATGCTAGGCAGGAGCTTGATCAAGAGATCGTGTTGCTGACTAAAGAACTTGCCCGGTTGAAGGCCGAGCGCGTGGCGGCGGAACAGCGCGTCTCGCTGCTCCGTTCGGACCGAGTCGATCCCGACATGCTCGACGAACGCGCACGCTACCAGCTCGAGTACGTGCATTCGCGTGATCTCGTGCGGAAGATCGGTCAGAACTAG
- the pdhA gene encoding pyruvate dehydrogenase (acetyl-transferring) E1 component subunit alpha, which translates to MSSDKKSATAKKTATQDAGNGSRHPTNLKFTKEQELHAFREMMLIRRFEEKAGQLYGMGAIGGFCHLYIGQEAIVVGMQLALKPGDQVITGYRDHGHMLACGMEARGVMAELTGRRSGYSKGKGGSMHMFSKEKAFYGGHGIVGAQVSLGTGLAFANRYRDNDHVSVAYFGDGAANQGQVYESFNMAELWKLPVIYVIENNRYAMGTSVTRSSAQTDFSRRGVSFNIPGKQVDGMDVRAVKAAGDEAVAWCRAGKGPYILEMQTYRYRGHSMSDPAKYRTREEVDKVRHDSDPIEQVRLRLLEMKVTEQELKAIDAEVREIVNDSADFAQRDPEPDASELYTDIYR; encoded by the coding sequence ATGTCGTCTGACAAAAAATCGGCAACAGCGAAGAAAACGGCCACACAGGACGCCGGTAACGGCTCCCGTCATCCGACGAATCTCAAGTTCACCAAGGAACAGGAGCTTCACGCGTTCCGCGAGATGATGCTGATCCGCCGTTTTGAAGAGAAGGCCGGGCAACTCTACGGAATGGGCGCAATCGGCGGCTTCTGCCATCTGTACATCGGACAGGAAGCCATCGTTGTCGGAATGCAGCTGGCGCTTAAGCCCGGCGATCAGGTCATCACCGGTTACCGCGATCACGGTCACATGCTCGCATGCGGCATGGAAGCCAGGGGCGTGATGGCCGAACTGACCGGCCGCAGGAGCGGATATTCCAAAGGCAAGGGCGGCTCCATGCACATGTTCAGCAAGGAGAAGGCCTTCTACGGCGGACACGGCATCGTCGGCGCGCAAGTCTCCCTCGGAACGGGGCTGGCCTTCGCCAACCGCTACCGCGACAACGATCATGTCAGCGTTGCCTATTTCGGCGACGGCGCGGCCAATCAAGGACAGGTCTACGAAAGCTTCAACATGGCGGAGCTGTGGAAGCTTCCCGTCATCTACGTCATCGAGAACAACCGCTACGCCATGGGCACATCGGTCACGCGCTCGTCGGCGCAGACTGATTTCTCCAGGCGCGGAGTGTCGTTCAACATTCCCGGCAAACAGGTCGACGGCATGGATGTGCGCGCCGTCAAGGCTGCGGGCGACGAAGCTGTGGCGTGGTGCCGCGCAGGCAAGGGCCCCTACATTCTTGAAATGCAGACCTATCGCTATCGCGGTCACTCGATGTCCGATCCTGCGAAGTATCGCACGCGCGAGGAAGTGGACAAGGTACGGCACGATTCCGATCCGATCGAGCAGGTTCGTCTTCGCTTGCTGGAGATGAAGGTCACCGAGCAGGAGCTGAAGGCGATCGACGCTGAGGTGCGTGAGATCGTCAATGACTCCGCGGATTTCGCGCAGCGCGATCCGGAGCCTGACGCGTCCGAGCTTTACACCGACATCTACCGATAA
- the queF gene encoding preQ(1) synthase — protein sequence MSRKPRITKAAASSLQLGQQVETPASPEQALLDRVPNPHSDTNYVARFTMPEFTSICPVTGQPDFAILVIDYVPNKWLVESKSLKLYLNSFRNVGSFHEDCTVSIGKRLTKLLAPRWLRIGGYFYPRGGMPIDVFWQAGKLPANVWVPDQGVAPYRGRG from the coding sequence ATGTCCAGAAAGCCCCGCATCACCAAGGCCGCTGCTTCCTCGCTGCAACTCGGCCAGCAGGTCGAAACGCCCGCCTCGCCGGAGCAGGCGCTGCTCGACCGCGTGCCCAATCCGCACTCCGACACGAACTACGTCGCACGGTTCACAATGCCGGAATTCACCTCGATCTGCCCGGTCACCGGCCAGCCGGACTTCGCAATTCTCGTTATCGACTACGTGCCAAACAAGTGGCTCGTGGAGTCGAAGTCCCTCAAACTCTATCTCAACAGCTTCCGCAACGTCGGCTCGTTCCACGAAGACTGCACGGTGTCCATCGGCAAGCGGCTAACGAAACTGCTGGCGCCGCGTTGGCTGCGCATCGGCGGATATTTCTACCCGCGCGGGGGGATGCCGATCGACGTTTTCTGGCAGGCCGGAAAACTGCCGGCGAATGTCTGGGTGCCGGATCAGGGCGTCGCGCCGTATCGCGGGCGGGGGTGA
- a CDS encoding MFS transporter, with translation MLPILNIIAVTTFASALSSRALEPVLPLVAGDFGVTVATAASLSAVFALTFAIVQPILGAAADMFGKPRLMIACLVLLGAANIVGAMATSFEMLFLSRVLVGIAAGGTFPIAFGLTGDLVPTAQRQVALSRVLAGAMTGNLLGSSAAGVIGDFLGWRGVLAVLGAIMVVASVAVFIGFRRGGVTSSKGGVSFKSLKDGYRTILRNPNARVCFTAVFIEGLCVLGLFPFVAAFLFELGETRASIPGVVIAAFALGGLFYTMSVSRMLPRFGVRGLMVGGAAIMALQFVVIAFGPRWEIQAISFLIMGWGFYSLHGSLQVFSSDLAPEARASALSLHAFCFFMGQAVGPIVYGFGISHIGKMPTLILSATAILVLGIVAARLLHQKPAEMVDI, from the coding sequence ATGCTGCCGATTCTCAATATTATCGCAGTCACGACCTTCGCATCCGCGCTGTCCTCGCGCGCGCTGGAGCCGGTGCTTCCGCTTGTGGCCGGCGATTTCGGCGTGACCGTTGCGACAGCCGCGAGCCTGTCGGCCGTCTTCGCGCTGACGTTCGCGATCGTGCAGCCGATCCTGGGCGCGGCCGCCGACATGTTCGGCAAACCGCGGCTGATGATCGCGTGCCTCGTGCTGCTTGGCGCCGCCAATATCGTCGGCGCGATGGCCACATCGTTCGAAATGCTGTTCCTGTCACGCGTTCTGGTCGGCATCGCCGCAGGCGGTACGTTCCCGATTGCATTTGGACTGACCGGCGATCTCGTGCCGACAGCGCAAAGGCAAGTTGCGCTGAGCCGCGTGCTGGCCGGTGCAATGACCGGAAATCTGCTGGGCTCCTCGGCCGCCGGCGTGATCGGTGATTTTCTCGGGTGGCGTGGCGTTCTGGCGGTTCTCGGCGCGATCATGGTGGTCGCGTCGGTGGCGGTATTCATCGGATTCCGGCGCGGCGGCGTTACCAGCTCAAAAGGCGGGGTCAGCTTCAAATCGCTCAAGGATGGCTACCGCACGATCCTGCGCAATCCCAATGCGCGCGTCTGTTTCACCGCCGTCTTCATCGAAGGACTTTGCGTTCTCGGGCTTTTCCCGTTCGTCGCCGCGTTTCTGTTCGAACTCGGCGAGACCCGCGCGTCGATACCGGGCGTCGTCATCGCCGCATTCGCATTGGGCGGGTTGTTCTACACCATGAGCGTGTCGCGCATGCTGCCGCGATTTGGCGTCAGGGGATTGATGGTGGGCGGTGCGGCGATCATGGCGCTGCAGTTTGTGGTTATCGCATTCGGACCGCGTTGGGAGATTCAGGCGATCTCTTTCCTCATCATGGGCTGGGGCTTCTACTCGCTGCACGGGTCGCTGCAGGTGTTCTCAAGCGATCTCGCGCCCGAGGCGCGCGCCTCGGCGCTGTCGCTCCATGCCTTCTGCTTTTTCATGGGGCAGGCGGTGGGACCGATCGTGTACGGTTTCGGGATATCGCATATCGGCAAAATGCCGACGCTGATCCTGAGCGCGACCGCCATTCTCGTGCTGGGAATTGTAGCCGCACGGCTGCTGCATCAGAAGCCGGCGGAGATGGTCGATATTTAG
- the kdsA gene encoding 3-deoxy-8-phosphooctulonate synthase — protein MNAKISAAPVVSAGNVKFGNALPLAVIAGPCQLESRAHGLEIASALKEIAARLKIGLVYKTSFDKANRTSASGARGMGLDKALPIFAEIRSTLGLPVLTDVHEIDQCARVAEAVDVLQIPAFLCRQTDLLLAAAATGKVVNVKKGQFLAPWDMANVVAKVTGGGNPNVMVTERGASFGYNTLVSDMRALPILARSTGAPVIFDATHSVQQPGGKGTSSGGEREFVPVLARAAVAVGVAGVFIETHPDPDNAPSDGPNMVPLKDFEALVKNLMAFDALAKSETR, from the coding sequence TTGAACGCCAAGATTTCCGCGGCTCCGGTGGTTTCCGCAGGCAACGTCAAATTCGGCAACGCATTGCCATTGGCGGTGATCGCCGGACCATGCCAACTGGAAAGCCGGGCGCATGGATTGGAAATCGCCTCCGCGCTGAAGGAGATCGCGGCGCGTCTCAAGATCGGACTCGTCTACAAGACCTCGTTCGACAAGGCCAACCGCACCAGCGCATCGGGCGCGCGCGGCATGGGTCTCGACAAGGCGCTTCCGATTTTTGCGGAGATACGCTCGACGCTCGGCCTGCCGGTACTCACCGATGTGCACGAGATCGACCAGTGCGCGCGCGTTGCGGAAGCGGTGGACGTTCTGCAAATTCCCGCGTTCCTGTGTCGGCAGACCGATCTGCTGCTGGCGGCTGCGGCCACCGGCAAGGTCGTCAACGTCAAGAAGGGTCAGTTCCTCGCGCCGTGGGACATGGCCAACGTCGTCGCCAAGGTCACCGGCGGCGGCAATCCGAATGTCATGGTCACGGAGCGCGGCGCATCGTTCGGCTACAACACGCTGGTGTCCGATATGCGGGCGCTGCCGATCCTGGCGCGCAGCACAGGCGCGCCGGTGATCTTCGACGCGACCCATTCGGTGCAGCAGCCCGGCGGCAAGGGAACGTCGTCAGGTGGTGAACGCGAGTTCGTGCCTGTGCTGGCACGCGCTGCGGTCGCGGTCGGCGTGGCGGGCGTCTTCATCGAAACGCATCCCGATCCCGACAACGCGCCGTCGGATGGTCCGAACATGGTGCCGCTCAAGGACTTCGAGGCGCTCGTGAAGAACCTGATGGCCTTCGACGCGCTCGCCAAAAGCGAGACACGTTGA
- a CDS encoding pyruvate dehydrogenase complex E1 component subunit beta, producing MPIQVLMPALSPTMEKGNLSKWLKKEGEAIKSGDVIAEIETDKATMEVEATDEGTLGKILVAEGTNDVAVNTPIATILSDGESAADLGKAPAAKAPEASVNVQHEVEESRAPVGEGKPQISAPAAVAAPAAPVEPDPEVPPGTEMVKMTVREALRDAMAEEMRRDGDVFIMGEEVAEYQGAYKITQGLLQEFGARRVIDTPITEHGFAGVGVGAAFAGLKPIVEFMTFNFAMQAIDQIINSAAKTLYMSGGQMGCSIVFRGPNGAAARVAAQHSQDYSAWYSQIPGLKVVSPYSAADAKGLLKAAIRDPNPVIFLENEILYGHTGDVPKLDDYVVPIGKARIARAGKDVTLVAWSNGMTYALNAADELAKEGIEAEVIDLRTLRPLDTETIINSVKKTGRAVAVEEGWQQSGVGAEIAARIMEQAFDYLDAPVARVSGKDVPMPYAANLEKLALPTVAEVVAAAKAVCYR from the coding sequence ATGCCGATTCAAGTTCTGATGCCCGCGCTTTCCCCCACGATGGAAAAGGGCAACCTTTCCAAATGGCTGAAAAAAGAGGGCGAAGCCATCAAGTCCGGCGACGTCATCGCCGAGATTGAAACCGACAAAGCCACAATGGAAGTCGAGGCCACCGACGAGGGGACACTCGGCAAAATCCTCGTCGCCGAAGGCACCAATGATGTGGCGGTCAACACGCCGATCGCCACCATCCTGAGCGACGGCGAAAGCGCCGCCGATCTGGGCAAGGCCCCGGCAGCAAAGGCCCCGGAAGCCAGCGTTAATGTTCAGCATGAAGTTGAAGAGTCCCGTGCACCTGTCGGGGAAGGCAAGCCGCAGATCAGCGCTCCGGCTGCTGTCGCAGCCCCCGCCGCGCCGGTCGAGCCCGATCCGGAAGTGCCGCCCGGCACCGAGATGGTGAAGATGACGGTGCGCGAGGCGCTCCGCGATGCCATGGCCGAGGAAATGCGCCGCGACGGCGACGTCTTCATCATGGGCGAAGAGGTCGCCGAGTATCAGGGCGCCTACAAGATCACGCAGGGGCTGTTGCAGGAATTCGGCGCGCGCCGTGTGATCGATACGCCGATCACCGAGCACGGCTTCGCCGGCGTCGGCGTCGGTGCGGCGTTCGCCGGGCTCAAGCCCATCGTGGAGTTCATGACGTTCAACTTCGCGATGCAGGCGATCGACCAGATCATCAACTCGGCGGCGAAGACGCTGTACATGTCCGGCGGCCAGATGGGCTGCTCCATCGTGTTCCGCGGTCCGAACGGCGCCGCTGCGCGCGTCGCCGCCCAGCACAGCCAGGATTACTCGGCATGGTACTCGCAGATCCCGGGCCTCAAAGTCGTCTCGCCATATTCGGCGGCGGACGCGAAGGGCCTGCTGAAAGCCGCGATCCGCGATCCGAACCCGGTGATCTTTCTCGAAAACGAAATTCTCTACGGTCACACCGGCGATGTGCCGAAGCTCGACGATTATGTCGTGCCGATCGGCAAGGCGCGTATCGCGCGCGCCGGCAAGGACGTGACGCTGGTCGCATGGTCGAACGGCATGACCTACGCGCTGAACGCCGCCGATGAACTCGCCAAGGAAGGCATCGAGGCCGAGGTCATCGATCTGCGCACGCTGCGTCCGCTTGATACCGAGACGATCATCAACTCGGTGAAGAAGACCGGACGCGCGGTTGCGGTCGAGGAAGGCTGGCAGCAGTCCGGCGTCGGCGCGGAAATAGCGGCGCGGATCATGGAGCAGGCGTTCGACTACCTCGACGCGCCTGTTGCGCGCGTGTCGGGCAAGGACGTGCCGATGCCTTACGCCGCCAACCTCGAGAAGCTTGCGCTGCCGACGGTGGCGGAAGTCGTCGCCGCTGCCAAAGCCGTTTGTTATCGCTGA